The Halalkalibaculum roseum genome window below encodes:
- a CDS encoding FecR domain-containing protein: protein MKNQDYKVEELIKNHSFRRMVRGEADDKEMIEWSYWIEKSENNRRKAKKAIVEIYGFEFDDPSLPNIEQKWKELSLDTTIDRAETQSYITGNSNNNVWLIRAAAILLIISVVVAGIFLQKDVTPSEPNLEQVSVVKSIITADNEVKTLRFSDGSKITLNSNSRLRYKETPSGSKTIDVTLSGSAFFESGKKIPQKLTRFTVNTPNGQIQDIGTQFMVNVEKKHTRVIIQEGTVEIKPEERSENDGRILINKGELIEFNSNNLTKRNEVNPTLFTSWATGFMRFNKTNIKEVSENIEAQFGVKVKITNPELSNLTLEGAVYYRSLEELVRSISDVIKTPVYQLPDSNIIYIGSPAE from the coding sequence GTGAAGAATCAAGACTATAAAGTTGAAGAGCTAATTAAGAACCACTCATTTAGAAGAATGGTGCGGGGAGAGGCAGATGATAAGGAAATGATTGAGTGGTCTTATTGGATAGAGAAAAGTGAAAATAATCGAAGAAAGGCAAAAAAGGCGATTGTCGAAATATATGGATTTGAGTTTGATGATCCGAGCCTTCCTAATATCGAACAAAAATGGAAAGAACTCTCGCTAGATACTACGATCGATAGAGCGGAAACCCAATCTTACATCACCGGCAACTCGAATAATAACGTGTGGTTAATAAGAGCTGCCGCGATTCTATTAATCATTAGTGTAGTTGTTGCCGGTATTTTCTTGCAAAAAGATGTAACCCCTTCTGAGCCTAATTTGGAGCAAGTAAGTGTTGTTAAAAGTATTATAACAGCAGATAACGAGGTCAAAACCCTAAGATTTAGCGACGGCTCTAAAATAACACTGAATAGCAATTCTAGACTTCGTTATAAAGAAACCCCATCAGGGAGCAAGACTATTGATGTTACTCTAAGCGGCTCAGCATTTTTTGAATCTGGAAAGAAAATTCCCCAGAAACTAACTCGATTTACTGTAAATACTCCTAATGGACAAATTCAAGATATTGGTACCCAATTCATGGTAAATGTCGAGAAAAAGCATACTAGGGTCATAATACAGGAAGGAACAGTTGAGATTAAACCAGAAGAAAGAAGTGAAAATGATGGAAGGATTCTAATCAATAAGGGAGAGCTCATAGAATTTAACTCAAACAATCTTACCAAGAGAAATGAAGTGAATCCGACACTATTTACCTCATGGGCGACCGGTTTTATGCGTTTTAACAAAACAAATATCAAGGAGGTTTCTGAAAATATTGAAGCACAATTTGGTGTAAAAGTTAAAATCACAAATCCTGAATTATCGAATCTGACACTCGAAGGTGCAGTTTATTATAGATCTCTAGAAGAATTAGTCAGATCAATTTCAGATGTAATTAAAACCCCTGTTTACCAA
- a CDS encoding RNA polymerase sigma factor, whose amino-acid sequence MSSNTNNDYWNKFVAGDTHLFKKIFTKYYPKLYGYGIKISNNPRIVEDCIQELFENIWDRREDLHHVESPHVYLFVSLRRKVLKQISKKKNRSKKLRLLRHKPKIKFCKQDIIIKNEQINQQKEELAQALNQLPERQKEILFLHFYNGLSYSEIANVLDIKRQSIRNHVYRAMKKLRLFLTEKASRNIISLLFIFSNIIFAT is encoded by the coding sequence ATGAGTTCTAATACTAATAATGATTATTGGAACAAATTTGTAGCTGGTGATACCCACCTTTTTAAAAAAATTTTCACAAAATATTATCCAAAGCTCTACGGATACGGTATTAAGATATCAAACAATCCTAGAATAGTTGAAGATTGTATTCAGGAGTTATTTGAAAATATTTGGGATAGAAGAGAAGATTTGCATCATGTAGAATCCCCACATGTATACCTTTTCGTTTCACTCAGAAGAAAAGTTCTTAAACAAATCAGTAAAAAGAAGAACAGAAGTAAAAAACTGAGGTTACTCAGGCATAAACCCAAAATCAAGTTCTGTAAACAGGATATCATTATTAAAAATGAGCAAATCAACCAGCAGAAAGAGGAACTTGCACAAGCTTTGAATCAATTACCCGAGCGTCAAAAGGAGATTCTTTTTTTACACTTCTATAACGGATTAAGTTATTCAGAGATAGCAAATGTGTTAGATATTAAACGCCAATCAATTAGGAATCATGTTTATAGAGCTATGAAGAAACTAAGGTTATTTTTAACCGAAAAAGCCTCACGTAATATCATTTCTCTATTATTTATTTTTTCAAATATTATTTTCGCAACTTGA
- a CDS encoding SEC-C metal-binding domain-containing protein, which translates to MADKPDRNDPCYCGSGRKYKNCCIEKDDSPLTSKLWMVGMGIVIILGIWFLASSLTDDNSNRDCPPGQTWSQAHQHCH; encoded by the coding sequence ATGGCTGATAAACCCGATAGAAATGACCCCTGTTATTGCGGAAGCGGAAGAAAATACAAGAACTGCTGTATTGAAAAAGATGATTCTCCTCTGACCTCAAAACTTTGGATGGTAGGTATGGGAATCGTAATTATTCTCGGTATTTGGTTTTTAGCCTCTTCATTAACTGATGATAATAGCAACCGAGATTGTCCTCCCGGGCAGACGTGGTCCCAGGCGCACCAACACTGCCATTGA
- a CDS encoding helix-turn-helix domain-containing protein: MIRYRSRAEQKLKYFYSSIEDKSLHWINIFIIGLLLVVILDSIAGIIFVSSGIYEVSVINLLFLLALTWYIGYNGLIQRPISENLHDFQLQKETNRQEQSSNHTEYEELKKRLLAIIEEKKLYQDEDVSLRILSEYMDVPIKKVSHLINQYLDTTFYNLMNTYRIDMFKEKVKKGELEQKTILALALESGFNSKATFNRVFKQNEGMTPSQYVSASG; encoded by the coding sequence GTGATTCGATATCGTTCACGAGCGGAGCAAAAGTTAAAATATTTCTATTCATCTATAGAAGACAAAAGCCTGCACTGGATCAATATTTTTATCATAGGACTATTATTGGTTGTAATTCTCGATTCGATAGCCGGAATCATATTCGTTTCCTCAGGTATTTATGAAGTCTCGGTAATCAATCTTTTATTCCTGCTGGCTCTTACCTGGTATATAGGTTACAATGGGCTAATACAAAGGCCAATTTCCGAAAACCTGCATGATTTTCAGTTACAAAAAGAAACCAATCGTCAAGAACAATCAAGTAATCATACAGAATATGAAGAACTGAAAAAAAGGCTCTTGGCTATCATTGAGGAAAAGAAATTGTATCAGGATGAAGACGTAAGCCTGAGAATTCTTTCTGAGTACATGGACGTGCCAATTAAAAAGGTTTCCCATCTGATTAATCAATATCTGGACACCACGTTCTATAATCTAATGAATACTTATCGCATCGATATGTTCAAAGAAAAAGTGAAAAAGGGAGAGTTGGAACAAAAAACAATTTTAGCTCTGGCACTGGAATCGGGTTTTAATTCAAAGGCGACATTTAACAGGGTGTTTAAACAAAATGAAGGGATGACACCTTCTCAATATGTCTCTGCCTCAGGTTAA
- a CDS encoding CPBP family intramembrane glutamic endopeptidase, with protein MFIAQAKEGDNRWWKYLFAVLTIVASFLLGQVPLLLFSYYKKIKLGLSDDQFFDYLNSLNYTALGISENTFFLLIMATFVFTFCSVIYLVPKIHKRTFLSFITSRKKFDYNRFLAGLFTWLIIAICITFLVLDADQYMFTFELNKFIPLAIIALILVPMQSATEEIVYRGFIMQSIYRLLERKWVTLIIVTLLFALSHAFNPEFENGFVTIIPAYLIFSFTITYITVIDEGLEIPIGIHAGNNLFVALILSASGASVTTPSIFTTSIGNLIDILPILLGSLSLISFILFKFKYKWKLAL; from the coding sequence ATGTTTATAGCACAAGCAAAAGAAGGAGACAACAGGTGGTGGAAATACCTGTTCGCCGTTTTAACAATCGTGGCATCATTTCTATTGGGACAAGTACCGCTGCTGCTTTTTTCCTATTACAAAAAGATTAAACTTGGTCTGAGCGACGATCAGTTTTTCGATTATTTAAATTCGCTGAACTATACCGCCCTGGGTATTTCTGAGAATACTTTTTTCCTTCTCATAATGGCCACATTCGTATTTACATTTTGTTCGGTTATTTATTTGGTACCGAAGATTCATAAAAGAACATTTCTCAGCTTTATTACATCTCGCAAAAAGTTTGACTACAACCGGTTTCTAGCAGGCTTATTCACCTGGTTGATAATTGCGATTTGTATCACTTTTCTAGTCCTGGATGCCGATCAATATATGTTCACCTTCGAGTTAAATAAATTTATACCACTAGCTATCATTGCCCTAATTTTGGTCCCGATGCAATCTGCAACAGAAGAGATTGTATACAGGGGATTTATCATGCAGAGCATTTACAGGCTTTTGGAAAGAAAGTGGGTTACCTTAATTATTGTGACCTTATTATTTGCCCTTTCTCACGCCTTTAATCCTGAATTTGAAAATGGTTTTGTTACAATTATACCTGCTTATTTAATATTTAGTTTTACCATAACATATATCACCGTTATTGATGAGGGGCTTGAGATACCCATAGGAATTCATGCCGGAAATAACCTCTTCGTTGCATTGATTTTAAGCGCCAGTGGAGCATCAGTTACAACTCCGTCAATATTTACGACGAGTATCGGCAACTTGATAGACATTTTGCCAATTTTACTGGGCAGTCTTTCCTTAATCAGTTTTATACTGTTTAAGTTTAAATACAAATGGAAATTAGCGCTTTAA
- a CDS encoding S41 family peptidase: protein MDGDEATNFKSYSTAKTDTLPFPPEQFYHRATPRSERLTIGQDVPDTMSVEQWQADLDTLASLIRQRIPYYEAATNEDELSRRVDSLKQLVPDQTRDQRILSIMELANLPALGTGHTRVRSTQRALGWRAVPLFPYRFADGVYIMSAINPEWIGSKILAINKTPIDEVYKALSKYVSSDNRWDMWRDVEEYSIQFRWANHLKALGIIDDIKEVPIQIQTPEGERKQIRVQTLMPNSAEYISFATRSPTRPRVSEDLQWSPGAEPQRNTEPNYKLSYRDSTDILYLDLNIIVHESEDWTLNHLADSLRHIADHNPINKMVIDLRTNGGGNSSDAEPLIQLFASHPKFNQRGKLYTLISPEATSAGGIFAMQMERRTRTIFAGENSSFNPNIWGETVPARLPNSKIVVLLSHTMHQEGMPDTPRTYLEPDIKVPMTSGQHFNNLDLTMKAVKEHKPRPRYTIKLDVEEKEKYTGTYQISPVHRATITEASGQLHLQVDDGAEEPFIDTALYPLSTHQLATDITDVYIDRRLGNAHLDLIWKDTTYVMNPLNGDFELPSELIRAGKLDEAEKRLKSAIASGMKLGG from the coding sequence TTGGATGGAGATGAAGCTACAAATTTCAAAAGTTATTCAACTGCCAAGACAGACACTTTACCATTTCCCCCAGAGCAGTTTTACCATCGTGCAACACCCCGCAGCGAGCGACTCACGATCGGTCAGGATGTTCCAGATACAATGTCAGTAGAGCAGTGGCAGGCAGACCTCGATACCCTTGCTTCCTTGATTCGCCAACGTATACCGTACTATGAGGCGGCAACTAATGAAGACGAACTAAGCCGGAGGGTCGATTCGCTTAAACAGCTGGTACCTGATCAAACACGTGACCAGCGCATACTATCGATCATGGAGCTGGCAAATCTTCCTGCTCTGGGTACCGGACATACCCGGGTCCGCTCCACTCAGCGCGCCTTGGGCTGGCGGGCGGTCCCTCTATTCCCTTACCGTTTTGCTGATGGTGTATACATCATGTCGGCCATCAATCCTGAATGGATTGGCAGTAAGATTTTGGCAATCAATAAAACACCCATAGATGAGGTCTACAAAGCGTTATCTAAATATGTGTCATCCGACAACCGCTGGGATATGTGGCGCGACGTTGAAGAATATTCTATCCAGTTTCGGTGGGCAAATCACCTGAAAGCATTGGGGATTATTGATGACATCAAGGAAGTTCCTATTCAGATTCAAACTCCTGAAGGGGAGAGAAAACAGATACGGGTTCAGACGCTGATGCCTAATTCGGCAGAATATATTTCATTCGCAACTCGGTCGCCTACAAGGCCCCGGGTTTCTGAAGACCTGCAATGGTCTCCCGGCGCCGAGCCACAACGTAATACAGAACCAAACTATAAACTAAGTTATCGAGATTCGACCGATATTTTATATCTGGATTTGAATATCATTGTCCATGAATCAGAAGACTGGACGCTCAACCATTTGGCCGACAGCCTCCGGCACATTGCCGACCATAACCCCATCAACAAGATGGTGATAGATTTGCGTACCAACGGCGGCGGTAACTCCTCGGATGCCGAGCCTCTGATTCAGTTATTTGCCAGCCATCCTAAATTTAACCAGCGAGGCAAACTTTACACGCTTATTAGTCCTGAAGCCACTTCGGCGGGTGGAATTTTTGCCATGCAGATGGAGCGCCGTACGAGAACCATCTTTGCCGGAGAAAACAGCTCTTTTAATCCCAACATCTGGGGTGAAACCGTGCCGGCGCGGCTGCCCAATTCCAAAATAGTGGTATTACTGTCCCATACTATGCACCAGGAAGGCATGCCCGATACGCCCAGAACCTACCTGGAGCCCGATATCAAGGTACCCATGACCTCTGGTCAACATTTTAACAATCTGGATTTAACAATGAAGGCGGTCAAAGAACATAAGCCCAGGCCTCGCTATACCATAAAGCTGGATGTTGAGGAAAAAGAGAAGTATACAGGCACCTATCAGATTTCTCCGGTTCACCGGGCAACAATTACCGAAGCCTCCGGTCAGCTGCACTTGCAAGTCGATGATGGAGCTGAGGAACCTTTTATTGATACTGCATTATATCCTCTTTCGACCCACCAGCTGGCTACCGATATCACGGATGTATACATAGATCGCCGGTTGGGTAACGCGCATCTTGATCTGATCTGGAAGGATACCACCTATGTGATGAATCCTTTAAATGGTGATTTTGAGCTTCCTTCAGAACTCATTAGGGCCGGAAAATTGGATGAGGCCGAAAAACGGCTAAAAAGCGCTATTGCTTCCGGAATGAAGTTGGGGGGGTGA
- a CDS encoding M23 family metallopeptidase, translated as MKSVGSHSPTRKDKVTVLSIFVFLLFAVLDTMAFLSYYPTGKSLDVSFPLRSGTYYVLQGGASIVTNPFHAQGSNKLAIDIIKLNSLGNRADGIAPQALKAYQIFEENLYSPCQGRILKVRNNLQDNPPGNPDTEHPEGNYITLKCLMGDILMAHLRRGSIKVAPGDTVTIGQPLAEIGNSGNTLEPHLHIEATKDGKPLWLRFNGLSLSINSLIKK; from the coding sequence ATGAAGTCCGTCGGTTCTCATTCTCCAACACGCAAAGATAAAGTCACGGTTTTATCCATATTCGTTTTTCTTCTATTTGCCGTGTTGGATACCATGGCCTTTCTGTCGTACTACCCCACAGGGAAATCGCTTGATGTAAGCTTCCCGCTCAGATCAGGCACCTATTACGTGCTCCAAGGTGGTGCCAGCATAGTCACAAATCCATTTCATGCGCAAGGCAGCAACAAACTGGCCATAGACATAATTAAGTTGAACTCGCTTGGCAATCGAGCAGACGGAATAGCCCCGCAAGCACTTAAGGCCTATCAAATCTTTGAAGAGAATCTCTATAGCCCATGCCAAGGAAGAATTTTAAAGGTTCGCAACAACCTGCAGGATAACCCTCCCGGAAATCCAGATACAGAGCATCCAGAAGGCAACTACATAACGCTGAAGTGTCTCATGGGAGATATCTTAATGGCTCACCTAAGGCGAGGCAGCATTAAAGTGGCACCGGGAGACACCGTGACTATTGGTCAACCTCTGGCCGAAATTGGCAATTCAGGAAATACACTTGAGCCACATCTTCATATTGAGGCAACGAAAGATGGCAAACCGTTATGGCTTAGATTTAACGGACTGTCATTGTCGATCAATAGTCTAATAAAGAAATGA
- a CDS encoding polysaccharide deacetylase family protein: MKKISVVFIFLFASLWGLWHMSKSRNFQISGQLISHVENADSLIALTFDDGPTPQYTDAVLAILEKYDVPATFFVTGKETENNIQEAQKIVRAGHQLGNHSYSHQQMVLKSYHFHENEIERTDQSIRNAGYQGEIYFRPPYCKKLFLLPWILSQKNKVSVTWNIEPESFADVRDNAQKIATHVEQKVKPGSIILLHVMYESREESRKSLPIIIENLKQKGYKFVTINELIRDGSDGSV; this comes from the coding sequence ATGAAAAAAATTTCCGTAGTCTTTATATTCTTATTTGCCAGTCTGTGGGGGCTTTGGCATATGAGCAAATCTCGGAATTTCCAGATTTCCGGTCAGCTAATTTCCCATGTTGAAAATGCAGATTCTCTGATTGCTTTAACTTTTGATGACGGTCCTACTCCCCAATACACAGATGCAGTATTGGCAATTTTGGAAAAATATGATGTCCCAGCAACTTTTTTTGTGACCGGAAAGGAAACTGAAAATAATATTCAGGAAGCCCAAAAAATTGTACGAGCTGGCCATCAATTGGGAAATCACTCATATTCTCATCAACAGATGGTCCTTAAAAGTTATCACTTCCACGAAAATGAAATCGAACGTACAGATCAGTCCATCAGAAATGCAGGGTATCAGGGAGAGATATATTTTCGCCCTCCTTACTGTAAAAAGCTATTCCTTCTTCCGTGGATTCTCTCTCAAAAAAATAAAGTAAGTGTTACCTGGAATATTGAACCAGAATCTTTTGCTGATGTCAGAGACAATGCACAAAAAATTGCAACTCATGTTGAACAAAAAGTTAAACCAGGGTCAATAATTCTGTTGCATGTAATGTATGAGAGTCGTGAAGAAAGTCGTAAATCACTTCCGATAATTATTGAAAACTTAAAACAGAAAGGATATAAATTTGTAACAATAAATGAGTTAATTCGAGATGGTAGTGACGGCAGCGTATAA
- a CDS encoding ZIP family metal transporter, with product MSKWSMQKLPKWIWIVIPVALLLGSIALFLATNPLKPLGVVAPPIEEVTVERTILDEEGIHLTVRVNGSEPVRIAQVLVDDAYWQFTQKPEGPLTRLSSAKIDIPYPWVQHELHEITIITSTGMTFSHTIEVAEPTPEWSIQRIAAYILLGIYIGVIPVALGLLFYPYLRTLGSTGINFLLTLTIGLLFYLLIDTLQEGFEMSQQVAGVFNGNLLVWVTAGVAFLIIFALGRRGGKAPEGLSLSTYLALGIGFHNLGEGLAVGAAMASGEAALGSFLVVGFTLHNLTEGIGIAAPLLNRKTKFRTFVFLTLLAGLPAAFGTLIGAFAYSPHWTAVLLAIGAGAILQVIVEVGTYLYKNTETKSWFTVSNLTGFVLGIAIMYGTALLVAI from the coding sequence ATGAGTAAGTGGAGTATGCAAAAGCTGCCAAAATGGATTTGGATTGTTATCCCTGTAGCACTGCTCCTGGGATCGATCGCCCTGTTTCTTGCAACTAATCCGCTAAAACCACTTGGTGTGGTTGCCCCTCCCATTGAAGAAGTTACGGTAGAGCGAACCATCCTGGATGAAGAAGGCATTCACCTCACCGTTAGAGTCAATGGATCGGAGCCGGTTCGCATCGCTCAGGTACTGGTCGACGATGCTTACTGGCAGTTTACTCAAAAACCCGAAGGCCCTTTAACACGTCTTTCATCAGCAAAAATTGATATCCCCTATCCTTGGGTACAGCACGAATTACATGAAATCACCATAATTACCAGCACGGGCATGACTTTCAGCCACACCATTGAAGTAGCTGAACCCACTCCCGAATGGTCAATACAGCGAATTGCAGCCTACATCTTACTGGGCATCTACATAGGTGTCATTCCGGTGGCCCTGGGGCTGCTTTTTTATCCCTACCTGAGGACCTTGGGTTCAACAGGAATTAATTTTCTGCTTACCCTTACTATCGGACTTCTGTTCTATTTACTGATCGACACCCTGCAGGAAGGATTTGAAATGTCACAACAGGTAGCTGGGGTTTTCAATGGCAACCTGCTGGTATGGGTGACCGCGGGCGTTGCTTTTCTCATCATTTTTGCACTGGGCCGACGGGGCGGAAAAGCACCTGAAGGACTCTCTCTTTCTACCTACCTTGCCCTTGGAATCGGGTTTCACAACTTAGGTGAAGGTCTGGCCGTCGGTGCCGCCATGGCCTCCGGTGAAGCCGCGCTGGGTTCTTTCCTGGTTGTCGGATTTACCCTGCACAATCTAACCGAAGGCATCGGTATCGCAGCTCCGCTTTTGAATAGAAAAACAAAGTTCCGTACGTTCGTCTTTTTAACGTTACTGGCCGGTCTTCCCGCAGCTTTCGGGACACTCATAGGTGCCTTTGCCTACTCCCCGCACTGGACTGCCGTCCTGTTAGCCATCGGTGCAGGAGCCATCTTGCAGGTAATCGTAGAAGTAGGAACATATCTCTATAAAAACACTGAAACCAAGAGCTGGTTTACCGTTTCCAATCTCACCGGCTTTGTCCTGGGAATTGCAATCATGTATGGAACAGCGCTGCTGGTTGCGATTTAA
- a CDS encoding multicopper oxidase domain-containing protein: MKSKFSRKSFLKTGLFSGATALLGSLITGTPFSRSQQHSNDKKTADPPNEKKPHGGMSTVGLVDHKRNGFNPHEMLTDWDTGEVSQLPNGQTLREYEFVAIDKEIEIAPGVFFPAWTYNGRVPGPTIRCMEGDRIRIHFINAGSHPHTIHFHGIHSAEMDGVPGTGPGMIEPAESFTYEFDAKPFGCHLYHCHSSPLKRHIHKGLYGAFIVDPDPARHAEHSDIARSRLLGSEENESWQEFLIVMNGFDTNFDNDNEIYAANTVAFAYQNEPIRIDRERPVRIYLINTTEFDPINSFHLHANFFDFYDHGTTLTPTREMIDTVMMCQAQRGILEFTFEDFEPGKFMFHAHQSEFAELGWMSFFDLVNNREVSV; the protein is encoded by the coding sequence ATGAAATCGAAATTTTCGAGAAAGTCCTTTCTTAAAACCGGCTTGTTTTCCGGAGCAACGGCTCTGTTGGGGTCACTCATTACAGGTACGCCGTTTTCGAGGAGTCAACAACATTCCAATGATAAAAAAACCGCCGATCCGCCAAATGAAAAGAAACCTCACGGTGGGATGTCGACCGTAGGACTAGTAGATCATAAACGAAATGGGTTTAATCCGCATGAAATGCTTACCGACTGGGACACAGGAGAAGTTTCTCAACTCCCTAACGGACAAACGCTGAGGGAATACGAGTTTGTTGCTATTGACAAAGAGATTGAAATTGCACCCGGAGTTTTCTTCCCGGCATGGACCTACAACGGCAGGGTTCCCGGTCCGACGATCCGCTGTATGGAGGGAGACCGGATACGCATCCACTTTATCAATGCGGGCTCTCATCCCCACACCATACATTTTCATGGCATCCATTCAGCAGAGATGGACGGCGTGCCCGGTACCGGTCCGGGTATGATTGAACCGGCCGAGTCTTTTACCTATGAATTTGATGCAAAACCTTTTGGATGCCATCTCTATCACTGTCACTCTTCCCCGTTGAAGCGTCATATCCACAAAGGATTATATGGTGCTTTTATTGTCGACCCCGATCCCGCACGTCATGCCGAGCATTCTGATATAGCTCGCTCTCGCCTTCTCGGATCGGAAGAAAATGAATCCTGGCAAGAATTTCTGATAGTGATGAACGGTTTCGATACCAACTTCGACAACGATAACGAAATCTATGCAGCTAACACGGTCGCGTTTGCCTATCAGAATGAACCTATCCGAATCGACCGCGAGCGGCCGGTCCGCATTTATCTTATCAACACAACGGAATTTGATCCCATCAACTCCTTTCACCTGCATGCCAATTTTTTTGATTTCTACGATCACGGCACCACGCTAACCCCAACCCGGGAAATGATCGATACCGTAATGATGTGCCAGGCTCAGCGAGGTATTCTTGAGTTCACATTTGAGGATTTTGAGCCGGGTAAATTTATGTTCCATGCCCATCAATCTGAATTTGCCGAATTGGGATGGATGAGCTTCTTTGATTTGGTAAATAATAGGGAGGTATCTGTATGA